One segment of Brassica napus cultivar Da-Ae chromosome C3, Da-Ae, whole genome shotgun sequence DNA contains the following:
- the LOC106420802 gene encoding eukaryotic translation initiation factor 3 subunit F produces the protein MAATNEHTVLQFVTPSSTASTTTQVLTARIHPLVIFNVCDCFVRRPDSAERVIGTLLGSILPDGTVDIRNSYAVPHNESSDQVAVDIDYHHNMLASHLKVNPKEVIVGWYSTGAGVNGGSALIHDFFAREVTNPIHLTVDTGFTNGEGTIKAYVSSNLSLGDRQLAAQFQEIPVDLRMVEAERVGYDVLKATAVDKLPNDMEGMEQTMERLLTLINDVYKYVDSVVEGKTSPDNNIGRFIAEAVASLPKLPPQVFDNLVNDSLQDQLLLLYLSSITRTQLSLAEKLNTAAQML, from the exons ATGGCGGCGACGAACGAACACACCGTCTTGCAATTCGTGACTCCGTCATCGACGGCCTCCACAACCACCCAAGTGCTCACAGCGCGAATCCACCCACTTGTTATCTTCAACGTCTGCGACTGCTTCGTGAGACGACCCGACTCAGCTGAGCGAGTCATCGGCACTCTCCTCGGATCTATCCTACCCGACGGAACCGTCGATATCCGCAACTCTTACGCCGTCCCTCACAACGAATCTTCCGATCAG GTTGCTGTGGATATTGATTACCACCACAACATGTTAGCTTCACACCTTAAGGTGAATCCGAAGGAAGTAATCGTTGGCTG GTATTCTACTGGTGCTGGGGTCAATGGCGGTAGTGCACTGATTCACGACTTCTTTGCTAGAGAAGTCACCAACCCTATTCACCTTACCGTGGACACTGGGTTCACTAATGGTGAAGGTACCATCAAAGCTTACGTCTCTTCAAACCTTTCGCTTGGTGACAGACAACTTGCTGCACAGTTTCAAGAGATTCCTGTTGATCTCCGTATGGTTGAGGCTGAGAGAGTCGGAT ATGATGTCCTGAAGGCAACAGCTGTTGACAAACTCCCAAATGACATGGAAGGAATGGAGCAGACAATGGAGAGGCTGTTGACTCTTATCAACGATGTTTACAAATATGTTGACAGTGTCGTG GAAGGTAAGACATCTCCAGACAACAACATAGGACGATTTATTGCAGAGGCAGTAGCATCCCTTCCCAAGTTACCCCCACAAGTCTTCGATAACCTCGTGAATGATAGTCTCCAG GATCAATTGCTTCTGTTGTACCTATCAAGCATAACAAGGACACAGTTGAGTCTAGCGGAGAAGCTAAACACAGCTGCTCAAATGCTGTAA
- the LOC106420779 gene encoding nematode resistance protein-like HSPRO2, whose product MVDMDWKRKMVSSELSSKLHVTIPSPFKVPVSSPISCSAPAACSAYELYLRLPELKKLWSSREFPQWNDEPILKPALQALEITFRLILSVCSDTRPYTNHREWNRRLDSLVTNQIQLIATICEEDEEGDRSAPLGDKRSSLSLLPHLATWRKSEALGRKILCTIDNEMRRCKYTLGLGEQNIAGKPNLRYDAVCKPNEVYSLKDNPYADHIENEENQTLYVLHQILESWIHASGNLLRRINTRISEGRFGDAASDVYLVERIWKLMAEIEDLHVLMDPEDFLKLKKQLQIKSNGQNDAFCFRSRGLVEMMKMTKDLREKVPAVLGVEVDPTGGPRLQDAVMRLYATKGDCDKIHLLQGMQAVEAAAKRFFFAYKQLVAVVMGSAETSQESRDSLSQIYMEPTYFPSLDAAKTFLGEFWSHLG is encoded by the coding sequence ATGGTTGATATGGATTGGAAGAGGAAGATGGTGTCATCGGAGCTTTCTTCCAAGCTCCACGTCACTATTCCGTCTCCTTTCAAGGTCCCCGTATCCTCTCCCATCTCATGCTCCGCTCCGGCAGCTTGCTCCGCCTACGAGCTTTACCTCCGCCTCCCTGAGCTGAAAAAGCTCTGGTCGTCTCGTGAGTTTCCGCAATGGAACGATGAGCCGATTCTCAAACCGGCTCTCCAAGCCTTGGAGATCACTTTCAGATTGATCCTATCCGTTTGCTCCGATACAAGACCTTATACAAACCACCGCGAATGGAACCGACGGTTGGATTCTCTCGTCACGAATCAGATCCAGCTTATAGCAACGATCTGcgaagaggatgaagaaggcGATCGATCAGCTCCACTCGGCGATAAACGGAGCTCGCTCAGCTTGCTACCTCACCTAGCCACGTGGCGCAAATCGGAAGCGTTAGGGAGGAAGATCTTGTGCACGATCGATAACGAGATGCGTCGGTGCAAGTACACGCTCGGACTCGGAGAACAGAACATCGCCGGGAAACCGAATCTCCGGTACGACGCCGTTTGCAAACCTAACGAAGTTTACAGCCTCAAGGATAATCCGTACGCGGATCACATCGAGAACGAAGAGAATCAGACTCTCTACGTCCTCCACCAGATCCTCGAGTCGTGGATCCACGCTTCGGGAAACCTCTTGAGACGTATCAACACGAGGATCAGCGAAGGGAGATTCGGAGACGCGGCGAGCGATGTGTACTTGGTGGAGAGGATCTGGAAGCTTATGGCGGAGATCGAAGATCTCCACGTTCTAATGGATCCTGAGGAttttctgaagctgaagaaacAGTTACAGATCAAATCCAACGGTCAAAACGATGCGTTTTGTTTTAGGTCTAGAGGACTAGTGGAAATGATGAAGATGACGAAGGATCTAAGGGAGAAGGTGCCGGCGGTGCTGGGTGTTGAGGTTGATCCCACCGGCGGTCCGAGGCTGCAGGACGCGGTGATGAGGTTGTACGCTACGAAGGGAGATTGTGATAAGATTCATCTGCTTCAAGGGATGCAAGCGGTGGAGGCGGCGGCGAAGAGATTTTTCTTTGCGTATAAGCAGTTGGTGGCGGTGGTGATGGGAAGCGCGGAGACGAGTCAAGAGTCGCGTGACTCGCTGAGTCAGATATATATGGAGCCGACGTATTTCCCGAGTCTTGACGCGGCGAAGACGTTTCTGGGAGAGTTCTGGAGTCACTTGGGATGA